GACTGTGAAATGAATGAACAATGCTTCGCCTGCGTTGTAAACTGGAACAGTGCCGAAAGCGCAAATTTTGAGTTTCCCCTCATGATTCTCATAATGGACGATTTGAAATCCTGCAAAATCCGCCGCTGATTCGATATTTTCTAAATTCAGCAAATCGGGATCAAAATCGATATTTAGGTCAAATGAAATCACCGAATCGAGGCCAGCCAAAATCACGGGAATGCAGAAACTCTCGCCCGCATGCACTTCAGTCGCAGTAGTTGATACGAGATTTATTGGCTTGGGAAATTCATTGTCGCCGTTTGGCTGCTGCCAGTTGCCGTGGACATTTCCCAAAACAATTCCGCTGAAATTCTGGTCGTATTTATTAGCAGAAAGATTAGAAAGTTCAATGTGCGCCGGCAGAAATTCCCATTCTGCCACGTGCGAGTCTTCCAAGGCCGGCAAGCCGACGGCGTAGCGGGAAATGTGCACTGCGTCCATGAGAGTAATTTGACCATCGTTATCAACATCTGCCGCGATGCGCTGCTCCGAAGATAGGGATATCAACTCGATGGCAGCGCGCGCAACCAGAGCGGCGTCGTAGCCGAAAATCGCATATTTTCCGATATCTTCGCCGGCAGATTTAAAGGGGCGGAATGAATACGATTTGTTGCCATCTAAATTGTCAAAGCGGAAATCGCCGCTCATACTGGTAAATGAGGTCAAATCGGCGCCGCCGCTCAAGACAACGCGTGCGTCAGGGATGGGATTGTCATTATCAAAATATGTTGTTTTTCCGGCAATGTGAAATTTCGCCTCGCCGGAATTGATTGTCAAGATAACTCGCTCGTAATCCACCAGCGGCGGATTACCGTTGTCTTTGACGCGCAGAATGATGTGCATTGTTCTGCTGGATGAAACGTAAGGTGCGTAAAAAGAGATAGTTTTTCCTCTGTCATCCGGCAGAGAAAAAGTGCCGGAAAACGAGCCGGTACCAGGATAATAAATCCACTCGTACGATAGTGAATTTCCGTCTGGATCGGATGAACCTGAAGCGCTGAGTGTAATTAACTCGCCCGAAACCACAGTCGGCCTCGTCGATCCGGAAATTTTTGCCTGTGGATTATGATTGGCGTTGGAATATGATTTTACGCACCAATCCATTCGCGCGGCAAAATCGTTTTGAAAATCTTCGCGCCAGCGCCAAACAGTGGCTCTGCCGCTGTAGTCGCCATTGACGCGATCTTTTGTGTCCTGATAAAAACTGCCGTTTCTACTGAACCTGCCACCCCAGCCACCGTAATTTGGGTGCGAGGGATCATTTAATCCATTTTCTAGAAAATAAAGCCATGAGGGAGTGTCTCCTTCTTTCATGCAGTCGTAAGGATTCGGTTCGGTGTAAGCTTGCATGGGATATTTATTGCCCAGAGAGCCATGTCCTGAGCTAACGTTCGATCTCACCCAATTTGATGAAGTTAAACTTTCATCACCGCCGAGATACATGCCGCGGTACGAGCCGTGCAGAATCACATTGTCGCGAGAATGAGCGTAAACATAAAAAATGTCAGGAAAATTATCACAAATCCAGTGCCCGCCATCATCCTGGTCCTCGATGGAGTAAACGCGCAATTTGCTCACGAAAGCATCCACTTGGCTGATACTGCGCGTATTTTTTACTTTCCACAATGCCTGCGCCAAGTCAGAGGTTCCGCCCCAGGCAGCGATGTTCACTTTTGCGTTGCCGGCATTATCCACTACCTGGATGATCCAGTCGGAGCCTTCGGTGTCTTTGCCGGGGCCTATGACTTTGTTCATGATGTTGGAGATGTACGAATTGTCTAACGTCCAGGGTACATTTATTCCGCCGCGCTTGATGGTGCTCAGCAAATAACTTTCGCTGGGATAACCGCTGGCGTGCTGGGATAAATTTCCCACGACGTTGCCGTAGGCATTGATGTAAGATTTTGTCAAATTGTACTGTTCCTGCGGCGTAAAACCTTCATCACCATATCCCTTCCAGTGTTTGAGAATGATGCCCTTGATGTTAAATTCATTGGCGTAAACAAGCAAGCGCACCAGAGATTGCTGATCGTCCGGATCGCCGCCGATGTCGGTGAGGATGATTAAAATAGGCTTGGCGTGGAGCAGGTTAGTTGAAAAAATAAAAAGAAATGAAATCAGAATAAAAAGGAAAATTCGGATAGCACGAAATTTACTCATCACCTTTCCCCCATAATTTTTTGGCAAATCCGTTTTGTCTGCTTCAATAAATTGTTAATTGCCGAATCTTCGTTGCAAATTCATCAAGACGAAATATCATAGAGGAAAATCAAATGTGAAAAAATGATATTTTAGAGAAGAATTATGAATATCAAGAAGAAAGTTTTATTAATACGTTCGCTTAAATGAAATTTCCTTCTGAATGCGAAGAACATTTTGTCACTAAAAAATTGTCTTGTGGAGACGGCGGGAGTCGAACCCGCGTCCGAAGGTCCGGTATTACAGACATCTACAT
The sequence above is a segment of the Calditrichota bacterium genome. Coding sequences within it:
- a CDS encoding DUF1593 domain-containing protein, translated to MSKFRAIRIFLFILISFLFIFSTNLLHAKPILIILTDIGGDPDDQQSLVRLLVYANEFNIKGIILKHWKGYGDEGFTPQEQYNLTKSYINAYGNVVGNLSQHASGYPSESYLLSTIKRGGINVPWTLDNSYISNIMNKVIGPGKDTEGSDWIIQVVDNAGNAKVNIAAWGGTSDLAQALWKVKNTRSISQVDAFVSKLRVYSIEDQDDGGHWICDNFPDIFYVYAHSRDNVILHGSYRGMYLGGDESLTSSNWVRSNVSSGHGSLGNKYPMQAYTEPNPYDCMKEGDTPSWLYFLENGLNDPSHPNYGGWGGRFSRNGSFYQDTKDRVNGDYSGRATVWRWREDFQNDFAARMDWCVKSYSNANHNPQAKISGSTRPTVVSGELITLSASGSSDPDGNSLSYEWIYYPGTGSFSGTFSLPDDRGKTISFYAPYVSSSRTMHIILRVKDNGNPPLVDYERVILTINSGEAKFHIAGKTTYFDNDNPIPDARVVLSGGADLTSFTSMSGDFRFDNLDGNKSYSFRPFKSAGEDIGKYAIFGYDAALVARAAIELISLSSEQRIAADVDNDGQITLMDAVHISRYAVGLPALEDSHVAEWEFLPAHIELSNLSANKYDQNFSGIVLGNVHGNWQQPNGDNEFPKPINLVSTTATEVHAGESFCIPVILAGLDSVISFDLNIDFDPDLLNLENIESAADFAGFQIVHYENHEGKLKICAFGTVPVYNAGEALFIHFTVKKSSAPETQVKFSKLIINQNHFFKQTHHIRLLDFQQELPEKYALHQCYPNPFQFQENLSIDFSLPRNDKVEFFIFNTLGQIVRHFGQTEMHAGIHKLFWDGRNDAGQIASPGIYFYQMKTEQFSAVRKLLIVR